A window of Streptomyces broussonetiae genomic DNA:
GCGGGAGCTGCAGGACGAGACGAACGGCTTCCAGGTCTTCATCCCGCTGCGTTACCAGCACGACTTCGTGGACATGAAGGACGGCAAGGTCCGTAACCGTCTTCAGGCGCGTACGCAGATGGCGACGGGTGCGGAGGCGCTCAGGACGTTCGCGGTCTCCCGTCTCCTCTTCGACAACGTCCCGCACGTCAAGGTGTTCTGGGTGATGCACGGTGTGCAGACCGCGCAGCTGGCGCTGCAGCACGGTGCGGACGACATGGACGGCTCGGTCGTCGAGTACAAGATCACGCATGACGCGGACAACTACGGCACCCCGAACAAGCTGACCCGCGAGGACCTGCTGGACCTGATCCGGGACGCCGGTTTCCGTCCGGTGGAGCGCAACACGCGCTACGAGATCATCCGCGAGTACGACGGCCCCGACCCGGCCCGCCGCGACTCCCCGCAGCCCATGCGGGTCTGAGGGCCGGCGGCCGGCTGACGGCGGACGGCACCTTCGGGTAATGGATAGGGTGCCGTCATGCCACTTACCTTTACGCTGGACCCGGCCATCAGCCCGGCGCTGCGCGACGGCATCCTGGACCTGTGGACGGACGTCTCGAACGCGGGCGGCGCCGTGGGCTTCGTACCGCCCGTGACCCGGGAGGACGTCCGGGCGGACCTGGTGACGCACCTCGTGGCCATGGCCGAGGGCCGGCACCGGCTGCTCCTCGGGTGCGACGAGACGGGCGCGCCGGCCGCGACCGCGTTCTTCGCCCACATCACGCACCGGCTCCAGAAGCACTGGGTGTGGCTGTACACGGTGATGGTCCACCCCCGGCACCAGGGCCAGGGGTACGGCCGTGACCTGCTGGCGGCCGCCGAGGACGCCGCCCGCACCTTCGACGGCATCGGGGCGATCCGCCTCACCTGCCGGGGCGGCCTCGGCCTGGAGCGGTTCTACGGCTCCTGCGGCTACAAGGAGGTCGGCCGGATACCCGGCGCCATCCGGGTCGCGCCCGGCGACGACCGCGATGACGTGATCATGCTGCGGCCACTGGACTGACCCCCCTTCAAGATCTCCTCCCGCCCGTGCTTCACTGGACGCTGACCCTTTTGGAATCGGACGAGTGGATTGAGATGCTCCGCTACACGCTGATGCGCCTCGGCGTCTTCGCCGGCTGCCTCGTGGTCGTCTGGGGAGCCGTCTACTCCGGCATCTTCCCGCGCGGTTTCGGCGACTCCAACTTCCTCTGGGTGCTGCTGCTCGCGCTGGTGCTGTCGGCGCCGATCAGCTGGGTGGTGCTGCGCCGGGAGCGTGAGCGGGCCTCGGTGCAGATCGTGGGCAGGGTCGACCGGATGAAGGCCAACCTGGAGGCCAACCGCAGCCAGGAGGACATCGCCGACGACACCGCCCGGGCGCAGGGCGAGGCCGCCGCGTCCAACTAGTCTTGCCCCCATGGGTGGGGCGAGGACCAAGCGGATGCCGCGCGCGGTGCGGGAGCAGCAGATGCTCGACGCCGCCGTGCAGATCTTCGGCCGGCGCGGCTACATGGCCGCCTCGATGGACGAGATAGCCGAACTCGCGGGCGTCTCCAAGCCGTTGGTCTATCTGTACCTGAACTCCAAGGAAGACCTCTTCACCGCCTGCATCCGGCGGGAGGCCGCCGCGCTGAGCGAGGCGGTGCGTGCCGGGGTGCGCACGGAGCTGCCCGCCGACCGCCAGCTGTGGGACGGCCTGCTGGCCTTCTTCGCGCACACCTCCGAGCACCCCGACGCCTGGTCCGTGCTGCACCTGCAGG
This region includes:
- a CDS encoding GNAT family N-acetyltransferase; this translates as MPLTFTLDPAISPALRDGILDLWTDVSNAGGAVGFVPPVTREDVRADLVTHLVAMAEGRHRLLLGCDETGAPAATAFFAHITHRLQKHWVWLYTVMVHPRHQGQGYGRDLLAAAEDAARTFDGIGAIRLTCRGGLGLERFYGSCGYKEVGRIPGAIRVAPGDDRDDVIMLRPLD
- a CDS encoding DUF4229 domain-containing protein; translated protein: MLRYTLMRLGVFAGCLVVVWGAVYSGIFPRGFGDSNFLWVLLLALVLSAPISWVVLRRERERASVQIVGRVDRMKANLEANRSQEDIADDTARAQGEAAASN
- a CDS encoding TetR/AcrR family transcriptional regulator encodes the protein MGGARTKRMPRAVREQQMLDAAVQIFGRRGYMAASMDEIAELAGVSKPLVYLYLNSKEDLFTACIRREAAALSEAVRAGVRTELPADRQLWDGLLAFFAHTSEHPDAWSVLHLQARTHGEPFAAEVAAMRAEIVAFVNRLVAVAAREAHHDPDLTEDEVAGLAQALVGAAESLAAWANATPGVTARQAAATLMNFAWAGLGNLMQGHHWTPSEQDA